The proteins below are encoded in one region of Eulemur rufifrons isolate Redbay chromosome 2, OSU_ERuf_1, whole genome shotgun sequence:
- the C2H19orf53 gene encoding leydig cell tumor 10 kDa protein homolog, translating to MAQGQRKFQAHKPAKRKTAAAASERNRGPKKGGRVIAAKKARIVQQQKLKKNLEVGIRKKIEHDVVMRASTSLPRKLALLKGPAKKKGAAAASSNKATS from the exons ATGGCGCAGGGGCAGCGCAAGTTCCAGGCGCACAAGCCGGCGAAGAGGAAGACTGCAGCGGCGGCATCTGAGCGGAACCGGGGCCCGAAGAAAGGCG GTCGTGTTATCGCTGCCAAGAAGGCGCGCATCGTGCAGCAGCAAAAGCTCAAGAAG AACCTGGAAGTCGGGATCCGGAAGAAGATCGAACATGACGTGGTGATGAGAGCCAGCACCAGCCTGCCCAGGAAGCTGGCGCTGCTGAAGGGCCCCGCCAAGAAGAAGGGGGCAGCTGCCGCCTCCTCCAATAAGGCGACTTCCTAA
- the MRI1 gene encoding methylthioribose-1-phosphate isomerase, protein MTLEAIRYSRGSLQILDQLLLPQQSRYEAVGSVRQAWEAIRAMKVRGAPAIALVGCLSLAVELQAGAGGPGLAALVTFVRDMLNFLVTARPTAVNMARAARDLADAAAREAEREGATEEAVRERVIRCAEDMLEKDLRDNRSIGDLGAHHLLERVAPSGGKVTVLTHCNTGALATAGYGTALGVIRSLHAMGRLEHAFCTETRPYNQGARLTAFELVYEQIPATLVADSMAAAAMAHRGVSAVVVGADRVVANGDTANKVGTYQLAIAAKHHGIPFYVAAPSSSCDLHLQTGREIVIEERPGQELTDVNGIRIAAPGIGVWNPAFDVTPHDLITGGIITELGVFAPEELQAALTTTISSGGGTLDGPQL, encoded by the exons ATGACCTTGGAGGCGATCCGCTATTCGCGGGGCTCGCTGCAGATCCTCGACCAGCTGCTGCTGCCCCAGCAGAGCCGCTACGAGGCGGTGGGCTCGGTGCGCCAGGCCTGGGAGGCGATCCGCGCCATGAAG GTGCGCGGCGCCCCGGCCATCGCCCTGGTGGGCTGCCTCAGCCTCGCCGTGGAGCTGCAGGCGGGCGCTGGGGGACCGGGACTCGCCGCGCTCGTGACATTCGTGCGCGACATGCTGAACTTCCTCGTCACCGCCCGGCCCACCGCCGTCAACATGGCCCGCGCCGCCCGCGACCTGGCGGACGCCGCAGCCCGGGAGGCGGAGCGGGAGGGCGCCACGGAGGAGGCGGTCCGGGAGAG AGTGATCCGCTGCGCCGAGGACATGCTGGAGAAAGACCTCAGAGACAATCGGAGCATTGGGGACCTGGGAGCCCACCACCTCCTGGAGCGGGTGGCCCCCAGCGGTGGCAAGGTGACGGTGCTGACACACTGTAACACCGGTGCACTGGCCACCGCTGGCTATGGCACAGCCCTAG GTGTGATCCGCTCCCTGCACGCCATGGGCCGCCTGGAACATGCCTTCTGCACGGAGACCCGGCCCTACAACCAGGGGGCCCGGCTGACGGCCTTCGAGCTGGTGTATGAGCAGATCCCTGCCACCCTCGTTGCTGACAGCATGGCTGCAGCCGCCATGGCCCACAGGGGCGTGTCAG CCGTGGTCGTGGGAGCCGACCGTGTGGTTGCCAACGGCGACACAGCCAACAAGGTGGGCACCTACCAGCTGGCCATCGCGGCCAAGCACCACGGCATTCCCTTCTACGTGGCTGCTCCCAGCTCCTCGTGTGACCTCCATCTCCAGACTGGCCGAGAGATCGTCATCGAGGAGCGCCCAGGCCAGGAGCTGACTGATGTTAATGGCATCAGGATTGCAGCGCCCG GGATTGGGGTTTGGAATCCCGCCTTTGATGTCACCCCCCACGACCTCATCACCGGTGGCATCATCACAGAGCTGGGGGTCTTTGCCCCGGAAGAGCTGCAGGCAGCCCTAACCACCACCATCTCCTCGGGGGGAGGGACCCTAGATGGACCCCAGTTGTAA
- the YJU2B gene encoding probable splicing factor YJU2B isoform X2, with protein MPYNIWCDGCKNHIGMGVRYNAEKKKVGNYYTTPIYRFRMKCHLCVNYIEMQTDPANCDYVIVSGAQRKEERWDMADNEQVLTTEHEKKQKLETDAMFRLEHGEADRSTLRKALPTLSHIQEAQSAWRDDFALNSMLRRRFREKKKAIQEEEERDQALQAKASLTIPLVPETEDDRRLAALLKFHTLDSYEDKQKLKRTEIISRSWFPSAPGSGPSSKVGSVLKKLAQSRRPTPAGSPITVGDLGIVRRRSRDVPESPQHTAETPKSGEAQVPQGTAQDRPTSLGDCPQEPTNTPKTSAQEGSCEDKPLSAPGSSQEAAEPPDRPHPCTASSSLVADYDSESE; from the exons ATGCCGTATAACATCTGGTGCGACGGCTGCAAGAACCACATCGGCATGG gtGTTCGTTACAATGCAGAAAAGAAGAAGGTTGGCAATTACTACACAACCCCGATCTACAG GTTCCGGATGAAATGCCACCTGTGCGTCAACTACATCGAGATGCAGACAGACCCCGCCAACTGCGACTACGTGATCGTGAGCGGCGCCCAGCGCAAGGAGGAGCGCTGGGACATGGCGGACAACGAGCAGGTGCTGACGACAG AGCACGAGAAGAAGCAGAAGCTGGAGACGGACGCCATGTTCCGGCTGGAGCACGGGGAGGCCGACCGCAGCACACTCAGGAAGGCGCTGCCCACCCTGAGCCACATCCAGGAGGCCCAGAGCGCCTGGAGGGACGACTTCGCCCTCAACAGCATGCTGCGGAGAAGGTTCCGG gaaaagaaaaaggccatccaagaggaggaggagagagaccaGGCCCTGCAGGCCAAGGCAAGCCTGACCATCCCGCTGGTGCCCGAGACGGAGGACGACCGCCGGCTGGCCGCCCTGCTGAAGTTCCACACCCTGGACT CCTACGAGGACAAGCAAAAACTCAAGCGGACCGAGATCATCAGCCGCTCCTGGTTCCCCTCTGCCCCGGGATCAGGCCCCAGCAGCAAAGTTGGCAGCGTCCTGAAGAAGCTGGCCCAGAGCCGTAGACCCACGCCCGCCGGCTCCCCCATCACGGTGGGGGATCTGGGCATCGTGCGGCGGAGATCGCGCGATGTCCCCGAGAGCCCCCAGCACACAGCCGAGACCCCCAAGTCTGGAGAAGCTCAGGTGCCACAGGGGACTGCCCAGGACAGGCCCACGTCCCTTGGAGACTGTCCTCAGGAGCCAACAAACACCCCCAAGACAAGTGCGCAGGAGGGGAGCTGTGAGGACAAGCCCCTGTCTGCACCAGGCTCCTCCCAGGAGGCAGCTGAGCCCCCGGACAGGCCACACCCCTGTACCGCCAGCTCCTCCCTCGTGGCCGACTACGACTCGGAGAGTGAGTGA